Proteins from one Synergistaceae bacterium genomic window:
- the plsY gene encoding glycerol-3-phosphate 1-O-acyltransferase PlsY, which produces MRSIILWVIVSYLIGSFPTGYIVTKLFHKDSSGKRDWLDIRTIGSGAIGATNVGRAMGAAWSWFTAAVDMLKGAFALLLAAHIVPNEEKEIIMAVSAFAVVVGHNYPVWLKFSGGKGVATTYGTLFFIWPYQSFAAVLFSGGLWYILRWLTRIVSLSSMLSLFSISVCFAMLGAPVTFTVLAFLLALLCVWRHRTNIVRIINGTENKWKGY; this is translated from the coding sequence ATGCGGAGTATAATTTTATGGGTGATAGTGTCATATCTCATAGGCTCATTTCCTACAGGCTACATAGTAACAAAACTCTTCCACAAAGATTCATCAGGCAAACGCGACTGGCTCGACATTCGGACAATAGGCTCCGGGGCAATCGGCGCGACTAACGTGGGCAGAGCAATGGGCGCGGCGTGGTCATGGTTCACGGCGGCGGTTGACATGCTGAAGGGGGCATTCGCTCTCCTGCTGGCGGCGCATATAGTCCCGAACGAGGAGAAAGAGATCATCATGGCGGTGTCAGCGTTCGCGGTTGTTGTGGGTCATAATTATCCTGTGTGGCTGAAGTTCAGTGGCGGGAAGGGAGTCGCAACGACTTACGGGACATTGTTCTTTATATGGCCGTACCAGTCATTTGCGGCGGTTCTTTTCAGCGGGGGACTATGGTATATTCTGCGCTGGCTGACCCGTATTGTGTCGCTGTCGTCTATGCTTTCTCTTTTCTCAATATCCGTATGCTTTGCCATGCTCGGCGCGCCCGTAACTTTCACGGTTCTTGCGTTTCTCCTCGCGTTATTGTGCGTGTGGCGGCACCGTACCAACATCGTGCGAATCATAAACGGTACAGAAAACAAATGGAAGGGATATTAG
- a CDS encoding aminotransferase class V-fold PLP-dependent enzyme yields the protein MMSYLNNAATTWPKPECVVNAVRDFMLTGGANSSRGSNSQRDMKTMNIILDCRIKLAEFFGAYDDDPMTVTFTANITESLNVVLRGYLRPGMSVLTSSMEHNAVMRPLRALESRGVNVGVVKADSHGLVHAEDFRRELESAKYDLAVMSHASNVCGTIQPVNDIAEICRGRSVPFVLDTAQTAGVIPLNASELGLAALCFTGHKSLMGPQGTGGIIWNPEFAAKVEPIITGGTGSYSHLETQPEDMPDKFESGTPNLPGIAGLNSALDWLNVTGLRKIADRENDTGRYFLERLREIDGVILSGMPDMMRRLPVFALNISGHDNGILADELSRLGYETRPGLHCAPSAHKTLGTFPQGALRVSPGYFTEEGEIDGFIDALRGL from the coding sequence TTGATGTCTTACCTGAACAACGCCGCTACTACATGGCCTAAGCCCGAATGCGTTGTGAATGCCGTGCGTGATTTCATGCTCACGGGAGGGGCTAACTCTTCACGGGGCAGCAATTCTCAGCGCGACATGAAGACAATGAATATCATCCTCGACTGCCGAATAAAGCTGGCTGAATTTTTCGGTGCGTATGACGATGACCCTATGACAGTAACTTTCACCGCCAACATAACCGAGTCGCTGAATGTAGTTTTGCGCGGTTACCTGCGTCCGGGAATGTCGGTTCTGACATCATCAATGGAGCATAACGCGGTAATGCGTCCTCTAAGGGCGTTAGAGTCCCGCGGGGTTAATGTCGGAGTCGTGAAGGCTGACTCGCATGGGCTAGTTCACGCTGAGGACTTCCGGCGCGAATTGGAGTCGGCAAAATATGACCTCGCTGTCATGAGCCACGCAAGCAATGTATGCGGGACAATTCAGCCAGTGAATGACATCGCGGAAATCTGTCGGGGGCGTTCCGTTCCGTTTGTGCTTGACACGGCGCAGACCGCCGGAGTGATTCCCCTGAACGCCTCAGAATTAGGGCTTGCCGCTTTGTGTTTCACCGGGCATAAATCGCTCATGGGGCCGCAGGGCACCGGGGGTATCATATGGAATCCCGAATTTGCCGCGAAAGTTGAGCCGATAATCACGGGCGGGACAGGGAGCTATTCACATCTTGAGACACAGCCGGAGGACATGCCCGACAAGTTTGAATCCGGGACTCCGAATTTACCCGGCATTGCGGGACTTAATTCCGCGCTTGACTGGCTGAATGTTACGGGGCTGAGGAAAATTGCTGACCGCGAGAATGATACGGGGCGTTACTTCCTGGAGCGTTTGCGGGAAATTGACGGCGTAATATTGTCGGGAATGCCTGATATGATGAGGCGCCTGCCAGTTTTCGCGCTGAACATTTCCGGCCATGACAACGGGATTTTAGCGGACGAGCTTTCGCGCTTAGGGTATGAGACGAGGCCGGGGCTACACTGCGCTCCGTCAGCACACAAAACGCTAGGGACATTTCCGCAGGGAGCTTTGAGAGTTTCGCCGGGATATTTCACAGAGGAGGGGGAAATAGATGGATTTATTGACGCGCTGAGAGGATTATAG
- a CDS encoding response regulator transcription factor encodes MATKILLADDHELFVEGLAELMKKKPDIELIGRAKDGAEAVSQAVKLRPDIILLDITMPELSGIKALRQILPKVPETRAIMLSMYNSRELIVESLRAGAVGYILKECTSEELYESIKTVMMGNFYIARSSLEVLVEDYLRLLRSDERNSARLLSEREREVLKLLADGKNAKEIAYDLSISKNTVDVHRRHIMEKTGCTSMAGLVRYAIREGY; translated from the coding sequence ATGGCGACAAAAATACTTCTGGCAGATGACCACGAATTATTTGTTGAAGGACTTGCGGAACTCATGAAGAAGAAGCCCGACATTGAATTAATCGGCCGGGCAAAAGACGGAGCGGAGGCAGTATCGCAGGCCGTAAAGCTCAGGCCCGATATTATTCTGCTCGACATAACTATGCCCGAATTAAGCGGGATAAAGGCTCTCAGGCAAATTCTGCCGAAAGTCCCCGAAACACGCGCAATAATGCTCTCAATGTACAACAGCCGGGAATTAATCGTAGAGAGTCTCAGGGCGGGCGCGGTCGGATACATCCTCAAAGAATGCACATCGGAGGAGCTTTACGAGTCAATCAAAACTGTGATGATGGGAAATTTCTACATTGCAAGGTCATCGCTTGAAGTCCTCGTTGAAGACTATCTGCGGCTCTTGCGTTCTGACGAAAGAAATTCGGCGCGTCTTTTGTCGGAGCGTGAAAGGGAAGTGCTGAAACTTTTGGCTGACGGGAAAAACGCAAAGGAGATCGCCTACGATTTATCCATCAGCAAAAACACAGTGGACGTTCACAGACGGCACATCATGGAGAAAACCGGGTGCACAAGCATGGCCGGACTCGTCCGCTACGCTATACGGGAGGGCTATTGA
- a CDS encoding PAS domain-containing protein has translation MANSDSGKNFSYRILFERVFDPIAIHKIEGGNITFVDVNPAYERVMKLSREKVIGRKFHDVWPNAEAKWQGIIRDCIAQNRTVHCVGESVDIGGYLEAIAFPIPTDMAAVIFLDRTKLKRSEDDLRKYQEQLRELAARLTITEEDTRRRVATELHDRIGYDLICQLRMLRELESRNDAENIRPQIRNLIANTERIISGNRSLIFELSPPALREAGLNPALEELAQNILEPHGIAWHIITRGSEEEYKADDSVCVLLYRMARELLINTVKHSGASQVNIIINRKPQIITVGVEDNGKGLQENNKGFGLFSIRERLLALGGSLKIISEPGEGVMAVMTCPLKMKKGDILHGDKNTSGR, from the coding sequence ATGGCAAATTCAGACTCCGGCAAAAATTTTTCATACAGGATATTATTTGAGCGCGTCTTTGACCCGATAGCCATACACAAAATCGAGGGCGGCAATATTACTTTTGTTGACGTTAATCCGGCGTATGAGCGCGTAATGAAGCTCTCACGGGAAAAAGTCATCGGCAGAAAATTCCATGATGTTTGGCCGAACGCTGAAGCAAAATGGCAGGGCATAATCCGCGACTGCATAGCGCAGAACAGGACGGTTCACTGTGTCGGTGAAAGCGTTGACATCGGCGGCTATCTTGAGGCTATAGCGTTCCCGATTCCAACAGACATGGCCGCAGTTATATTCCTCGACCGCACAAAGCTCAAACGCTCCGAGGATGACCTGCGTAAATATCAGGAACAATTGCGCGAGCTTGCCGCAAGACTCACAATCACAGAGGAAGACACACGCAGGAGAGTCGCAACCGAGCTTCACGACAGAATCGGCTATGATTTAATCTGTCAGCTGAGAATGTTACGGGAGCTTGAGTCGCGGAATGACGCTGAGAATATCCGCCCGCAGATTCGCAATCTCATCGCCAACACCGAACGCATTATTTCAGGCAACAGGAGTCTCATCTTTGAGCTTAGTCCCCCTGCTCTGAGGGAGGCCGGACTCAATCCTGCGCTTGAAGAGCTTGCACAGAATATTCTTGAGCCTCACGGAATCGCCTGGCACATTATCACAAGAGGAAGCGAGGAAGAATACAAAGCTGATGACTCTGTGTGTGTTCTTCTCTACCGAATGGCGCGGGAATTATTGATTAACACCGTAAAGCATTCGGGAGCGTCGCAGGTCAACATCATAATCAACCGAAAGCCGCAAATCATAACCGTAGGAGTTGAGGATAACGGAAAAGGATTGCAGGAAAATAACAAAGGATTCGGACTGTTCAGCATACGCGAAAGATTATTGGCTTTAGGCGGAAGTCTCAAGATAATATCCGAACCCGGAGAAGGAGTCATGGCCGTTATGACCTGCCCCCTGAAGATGAAGAAAGGAGATATTCTGCATGGCGACAAAAATACTTCTGGCAGATGA
- a CDS encoding sulfurtransferase TusA family protein: MSDIITVNASGLSCPQPVMLTKKALAGLEHGHVEILVDTATSRNNVSRFAGNKGWNVDVEERDEGGYKLILTK; the protein is encoded by the coding sequence ATGAGCGACATTATCACGGTGAATGCGTCAGGGCTTTCATGCCCTCAGCCCGTCATGCTCACGAAAAAAGCACTTGCGGGACTCGAACACGGCCATGTAGAAATTCTTGTTGATACGGCAACTTCACGCAACAATGTATCACGTTTCGCAGGCAACAAGGGCTGGAATGTTGACGTTGAAGAACGCGATGAGGGCGGCTACAAATTAATCCTCACGAAATAA
- a CDS encoding YedE-related selenium metabolism membrane protein yields MDKSLTSKNGPLIAGGLIGLIAVALAHFGNPGNMGFCVACFTRDIAGALGFHRAGVVQYIRPEIPGFILGSFLSAIFFREYSPRGGSSPAVRFGLGMFAMLGALVFLGCPWRAYLRVSGGDWNALYGVGGLIVGIFIGIIFLWNGFSLGASESNPKAAGLIMPLVALSLLAFLFLAPKFGENAPVFFSEKGPGSQHAPALMALGAGLIVGWLAQRSRFCTVGAIRDFLMMGDGYLLKGIISFMIVAFAANYALGMFKPGFEGQPVAHTNETWNFMGMVLSGLAFTLAGGCPGRQLIMAGEGDSDAGVFVLGMLAGAAVAHNFSAASSGAGIGAYGIHVTVIGLIFCVFVGIFCREKGE; encoded by the coding sequence ATGGACAAGTCTTTAACGTCAAAGAACGGCCCGTTAATCGCAGGAGGGTTAATCGGGCTGATTGCTGTTGCGCTGGCTCATTTCGGCAACCCCGGCAACATGGGATTCTGCGTGGCGTGCTTCACGAGGGACATCGCCGGGGCACTGGGTTTTCACCGCGCCGGAGTCGTGCAGTATATCCGGCCTGAGATTCCCGGCTTCATTCTCGGCTCGTTCCTGTCGGCAATATTCTTCCGTGAATATTCCCCCCGCGGCGGCTCATCGCCTGCCGTGCGTTTCGGACTCGGAATGTTCGCCATGTTAGGGGCGTTAGTGTTTCTCGGCTGTCCTTGGCGGGCATACCTGCGTGTTTCGGGCGGGGACTGGAACGCACTGTACGGTGTCGGCGGACTCATTGTCGGAATCTTTATCGGCATAATATTTTTGTGGAACGGATTCAGCCTCGGAGCCTCAGAGTCAAACCCGAAAGCCGCCGGACTCATCATGCCACTTGTAGCATTATCACTCTTGGCATTTCTCTTCCTCGCGCCTAAGTTCGGGGAGAATGCTCCCGTGTTCTTCTCGGAGAAGGGCCCCGGTTCACAGCACGCCCCCGCGTTAATGGCACTGGGAGCGGGACTCATTGTCGGATGGCTCGCACAGCGTTCACGGTTCTGCACTGTCGGAGCGATTCGCGATTTTCTCATGATGGGAGACGGCTACCTGCTGAAGGGCATAATCTCATTCATGATTGTTGCGTTCGCGGCAAATTACGCGCTCGGAATGTTCAAACCCGGATTCGAGGGTCAGCCAGTCGCGCACACAAATGAAACATGGAACTTCATGGGCATGGTACTATCAGGACTCGCTTTCACTCTCGCGGGCGGTTGTCCTGGCCGTCAGTTAATCATGGCCGGGGAAGGCGACTCGGATGCTGGCGTGTTCGTTCTCGGAATGCTCGCAGGGGCTGCTGTCGCGCATAATTTCTCGGCAGCCTCATCAGGAGCGGGAATCGGTGCTTACGGGATTCATGTTACTGTTATCGGGCTGATATTCTGCGTCTTTGTCGGGATATTCTGCCGGGAGAAAGGAGAGTAA
- a CDS encoding glycosyltransferase family 2 protein — protein MIIPAYNTAPYIHRAIGSSLRQTHRNIEILIVDDGSTDDTLRVAEYFAGTDSRIRVFTQKNAGVSAARNHGINEARGEYLVFLDSDDWMEDDAIEILLDAQREHPGKLIAANFYGVKFEGGSANLTRHTGIENTESLSLSAEETLSAIYKLHFYFIHAKLYSLQILRESGLRFRKNIHYGEDSLFNFQYLLRIGGIFYCNRILWNILRRPGSASNVPYSERRIFVDGKFNDYIQMAIDSPLNTPETRRLLKIHHGRELVYEIKRAIEMNAEYDRLKQVRKATGMYPKEFLCAGTVSPREKCSYILHAYMPVPLLKALRFLWYCLKFLCARIPPENPGKIIPDWQDFPKAPGIPV, from the coding sequence ATAATCATTCCCGCATATAACACAGCACCGTACATTCACCGGGCAATAGGCTCATCACTCAGGCAGACTCACAGGAACATTGAGATTCTCATAGTTGATGACGGCTCGACAGATGACACACTGAGGGTCGCAGAATATTTTGCAGGGACTGACAGCAGAATCAGAGTCTTCACGCAGAAAAATGCAGGAGTCTCTGCAGCAAGGAATCACGGGATCAATGAGGCAAGAGGGGAATATCTCGTGTTCCTCGATTCTGATGACTGGATGGAGGATGACGCGATAGAAATCCTGCTTGACGCTCAGAGGGAACACCCCGGAAAACTTATCGCCGCGAATTTCTACGGGGTTAAGTTTGAAGGGGGGAGCGCGAATTTGACTAGGCATACAGGAATAGAAAATACAGAATCGCTCTCCCTTTCCGCTGAAGAAACGTTATCTGCTATATATAAGCTACATTTTTACTTTATTCATGCCAAACTCTACAGCCTACAGATTTTAAGGGAAAGCGGGCTTCGCTTCAGAAAGAACATTCATTATGGGGAAGACTCGCTGTTCAACTTTCAGTACCTTCTCAGGATCGGCGGTATATTTTACTGCAACCGCATTCTATGGAACATATTGAGGAGGCCTGGAAGCGCGTCAAATGTTCCATACAGCGAGCGGAGAATTTTTGTTGACGGGAAATTCAACGACTACATACAAATGGCAATTGATAGCCCGCTCAACACGCCGGAAACGAGAAGGCTTCTCAAAATCCATCACGGCAGGGAGCTTGTGTATGAAATCAAACGCGCTATTGAAATGAACGCCGAGTATGACAGACTAAAGCAGGTTCGCAAAGCTACAGGAATGTACCCGAAAGAGTTTCTCTGCGCCGGGACAGTTTCACCCAGGGAAAAATGCTCTTACATCCTCCACGCGTATATGCCCGTCCCGCTGTTGAAGGCACTGAGATTCTTATGGTACTGCCTGAAATTTTTATGCGCCAGAATCCCCCCCGAAAATCCCGGCAAAATCATCCCCGACTGGCAGGACTTCCCGAAAGCCCCCGGAATCCCAGTGTAA
- a CDS encoding serine dehydratase subunit alpha family protein, with protein sequence MISHDQYENYIAILREELVPAMGCTEPIAIAYASAKAREILGEDATHLHVSCSGNIIKNVKGVIVPNSGGQKGIEAAAILGAVGGDSSRELEVISGADDDARALTRKLVRENFCSVSLAEDVPNLYIEVEAESQNHKSAVRIENFHTNITLVKLDGKIISENAPEKVRVDSESTADKSMMTLHGIVDFADGLNISDVEEIFSRQVECNVRISQEGLDNKWGACIGKTMLETWGDDVRTCACARAAAGSDARMSGCPLPVIINSGSGNQGITVTLPVVEYAERWRISRGKMFRALAVSNLVSIYIKHFIGSLSAFCGAVSAASGAGAGITYMAGGDYASIGRTITNTLANVGGIVCDGAKPSCAAKIASSVHAAILAHHMSMNYDEFRGGEGFVEDDVERTIKNMGYIGKVGMRETDREILNVMIDRVDVDSCL encoded by the coding sequence ATGATTTCACATGACCAGTACGAAAACTACATAGCGATTCTGCGTGAAGAATTAGTGCCTGCGATGGGCTGTACAGAACCGATAGCAATAGCTTACGCCTCAGCAAAGGCACGCGAAATTTTAGGGGAGGACGCAACACACCTTCATGTATCATGTTCAGGCAACATCATCAAGAACGTGAAGGGCGTAATCGTACCTAACTCAGGCGGGCAGAAAGGCATAGAGGCCGCGGCGATTCTCGGCGCTGTAGGGGGTGACTCATCGCGTGAGCTTGAAGTCATTTCCGGCGCGGATGATGACGCAAGAGCATTGACGCGGAAACTTGTCCGGGAAAATTTCTGCTCTGTCTCACTGGCTGAGGATGTCCCGAATCTGTATATCGAGGTTGAAGCGGAGAGTCAAAATCACAAGTCAGCCGTAAGAATTGAGAACTTCCACACAAATATCACCCTCGTGAAACTTGACGGAAAAATCATCAGTGAGAATGCCCCCGAAAAAGTGAGAGTCGATTCCGAGTCAACAGCAGACAAAAGCATGATGACTTTGCACGGGATTGTTGACTTTGCTGACGGGCTGAATATTTCTGACGTTGAGGAAATATTTTCGCGGCAGGTTGAGTGCAACGTCAGAATCTCGCAGGAAGGTCTCGACAACAAATGGGGTGCGTGTATCGGCAAAACTATGCTTGAGACATGGGGCGATGACGTGAGAACTTGCGCCTGCGCCCGTGCCGCCGCCGGAAGTGATGCCCGCATGAGCGGATGTCCCCTCCCCGTAATCATAAACTCAGGCAGCGGGAATCAGGGGATCACTGTAACATTGCCAGTTGTCGAATACGCAGAGAGATGGAGAATATCACGCGGAAAAATGTTCAGGGCTTTGGCCGTAAGCAACCTAGTATCAATATACATCAAGCACTTTATCGGCTCATTGTCGGCTTTCTGCGGTGCTGTGAGCGCGGCTTCAGGGGCGGGGGCGGGGATAACGTACATGGCCGGAGGAGACTACGCAAGCATAGGACGGACAATCACAAACACCCTCGCGAATGTCGGCGGGATTGTCTGCGATGGGGCAAAACCGAGCTGCGCGGCGAAAATTGCGTCATCAGTCCACGCGGCAATATTAGCGCACCACATGAGCATGAATTATGACGAGTTCCGCGGCGGTGAAGGATTCGTTGAGGATGATGTTGAACGCACAATAAAGAATATGGGCTATATCGGGAAGGTAGGCATGAGGGAGACTGACCGCGAAATTCTGAACGTTATGATTGACCGGGTTGACGTTGACTCGTGCCTGTGA
- a CDS encoding Rrf2 family transcriptional regulator — translation MLFFVPSKISQGGKNFVRLSTSARYSLRALSDLCTYPEEPVSVSDIATRQNIPAAYLEQLFGKLRRAGILESVRGSQGGYILARPERDITVAEILQAIGEPLIFGSCQTEKGCENAVKCPTFNLWRKVKGSVDEILRSTTLEDIAGETLTLLDAQPDPERIEARRKAQKSKGE, via the coding sequence ATGCTATTCTTTGTGCCGTCAAAAATCAGTCAGGGGGGTAAAAATTTCGTGAGGCTTTCGACATCAGCGCGTTACAGCCTCCGGGCATTGTCGGATTTATGCACGTACCCGGAAGAGCCTGTATCAGTCAGCGATATAGCGACCCGTCAGAATATTCCCGCGGCATATCTCGAACAGCTTTTCGGGAAATTACGCAGAGCCGGAATACTTGAGAGCGTGAGAGGCTCACAGGGAGGCTACATTCTTGCGCGCCCTGAGCGTGATATTACGGTCGCTGAAATATTGCAGGCTATAGGCGAGCCGCTGATATTCGGGTCATGCCAGACGGAAAAAGGCTGCGAGAACGCCGTAAAATGTCCCACGTTCAATTTGTGGCGGAAAGTGAAAGGCTCAGTGGATGAGATTCTCAGGTCAACGACTCTTGAGGATATAGCCGGCGAAACATTAACCCTTCTTGACGCACAGCCTGACCCCGAACGCATAGAGGCTAGGCGGAAAGCACAGAAATCAAAGGGGGAGTAA
- the nifS gene encoding cysteine desulfurase NifS — protein MFVYLDHTATTPTSPEVLQAMTPYFGEIFGNPSSVYSFSRKSREAISKAREQVANALNADPSEIYFTGSGTEADNWALKGTLEKGKIAGKNHIITTAIEHHAILHTCEYLKKVEGAEVTYLPVDADGFVSVDAVRNAITDKTALVSVMFANNEVGTIEPVAEIGALCREMKIPFHTDAVQAAAHLKIDVKAMNIDMLSMSAHKMYGPKGVGALYMRKGLRPENFVHGGAQEHGRRASTENIAGIVGFGAAMEILQGRLAEDLAVNSARRDRLIAGILERIPHAKLNGATGSNRLPNNVNFSFIGVEGETLLLDLDAKGISASTGSACSSESLDPSHVLLALGLKHEMAHGSLRFTLGRLNDDSQIDYVLDVLPEIVARRRAMSPLWEDYMKSQEGK, from the coding sequence ATGTTCGTATACTTGGATCACACAGCAACAACACCGACAAGCCCGGAAGTTTTGCAGGCAATGACTCCATATTTCGGGGAAATTTTCGGCAACCCTTCAAGCGTCTATTCATTCTCACGCAAAAGCAGAGAGGCCATCAGCAAAGCACGTGAGCAAGTCGCAAACGCACTCAACGCTGACCCGTCAGAAATATATTTCACAGGCTCCGGGACAGAGGCGGACAACTGGGCATTGAAGGGAACATTAGAGAAGGGGAAAATCGCCGGGAAGAATCACATCATCACTACAGCGATTGAACATCACGCGATACTTCACACGTGCGAATATCTCAAGAAAGTAGAAGGTGCTGAAGTAACATATCTTCCTGTTGACGCTGACGGATTCGTGAGTGTTGACGCTGTGAGGAACGCAATCACCGACAAGACCGCGCTAGTGTCTGTGATGTTCGCGAATAACGAGGTCGGGACAATTGAGCCAGTTGCGGAAATCGGAGCATTATGCCGGGAAATGAAGATACCTTTTCACACTGACGCGGTGCAGGCGGCGGCGCACCTCAAAATTGATGTTAAGGCCATGAATATAGATATGCTCTCGATGTCGGCGCACAAGATGTACGGCCCAAAGGGAGTCGGAGCGTTATACATGCGGAAGGGACTCAGGCCGGAAAATTTCGTTCACGGAGGAGCGCAGGAACATGGCCGGAGAGCAAGCACCGAGAATATAGCGGGGATTGTGGGCTTCGGCGCGGCAATGGAAATTTTGCAGGGGAGACTCGCGGAGGATTTAGCGGTAAATTCAGCAAGAAGAGACAGGCTCATAGCGGGAATATTGGAGCGGATTCCTCACGCGAAACTCAATGGCGCAACAGGCAGTAACAGACTCCCGAATAACGTAAATTTCAGCTTTATCGGAGTTGAGGGTGAGACACTGCTGCTTGACCTCGACGCAAAAGGAATATCAGCGTCAACGGGGAGCGCGTGTTCATCAGAGAGTCTTGACCCCTCGCACGTTCTGTTAGCACTGGGACTGAAACATGAGATGGCGCACGGGTCATTGAGATTCACGCTTGGGCGGCTGAATGACGACTCGCAGATAGATTATGTTCTTGACGTACTGCCGGAAATTGTAGCAAGACGCCGGGCAATGTCGCCGTTATGGGAAGATTACATGAAATCACAGGAGGGAAAATAG
- the nifU gene encoding Fe-S cluster assembly scaffold protein NifU translates to MALDYSKKVMDHFMNPRNVGEIENADGVGEAGNPKCGDIMKIYLKVNPDTKIIEDVKFKTFGCASAIASSSMATELIKGRTIEEAWNLTNNAVAEALDGLPAIKMHCSVLAEESIHAALNDYRKKHGMEEIPMEHHED, encoded by the coding sequence ATGGCATTAGATTACAGCAAAAAGGTAATGGATCACTTCATGAATCCGCGCAACGTAGGCGAGATTGAGAACGCAGACGGAGTCGGCGAGGCAGGCAATCCTAAATGCGGGGACATCATGAAGATATATTTGAAGGTGAACCCCGACACAAAAATTATCGAGGACGTGAAATTCAAGACGTTCGGCTGCGCTAGTGCTATAGCGTCGTCGAGCATGGCAACGGAGCTGATAAAGGGACGCACGATTGAGGAAGCGTGGAACCTGACGAACAACGCGGTTGCGGAAGCACTTGACGGACTTCCGGCGATAAAGATGCACTGTTCAGTACTGGCGGAAGAGTCGATACATGCCGCGCTGAATGATTACCGAAAGAAGCATGGAATGGAAGAGATTCCGATGGAACATCACGAGGATTAG
- a CDS encoding TIGR04076 family protein, whose product MKHKVRLTVIDKKLYPDLQEKYCADPESGECPCYNVGDEFEFFRDDERDDFWHMGINTLTKTNADPSTVAGGPEKPHCSEAWDAISRYIYTGLQGGSIMRGWMKDENTMITCCSDGTRPVIFKIERIDYE is encoded by the coding sequence GTGAAACACAAAGTACGACTCACTGTCATTGACAAGAAACTTTATCCCGACTTGCAGGAAAAATACTGCGCTGACCCTGAGTCCGGCGAATGCCCCTGCTACAATGTCGGCGATGAGTTCGAGTTCTTCCGGGACGATGAGCGCGATGACTTCTGGCACATGGGCATCAACACACTCACAAAGACAAACGCTGACCCCTCAACAGTCGCAGGAGGGCCGGAAAAACCTCACTGTTCTGAGGCGTGGGACGCAATTTCGCGCTATATCTACACAGGATTGCAGGGCGGCTCAATTATGCGCGGATGGATGAAGGACGAGAACACTATGATCACCTGCTGCTCTGACGGAACAAGGCCGGTAATCTTCAAGATTGAGCGTATCGACTACGAATAA